A section of the Methanocellales archaeon genome encodes:
- a CDS encoding EMC3/TMCO1 family protein, which produces MNKWKEYLDKFALIAGFALIIGFTSQEFRYSLGVMMNDLLGPLTALPIHILILLLSAITGLFVSVIQKYTINWETTKKAQEQMKVFQKEFREAQLSGNKSKLKKLEGQRAEMMQMQSEMMKQQFKPMAYTMLVTLPIFGWLYHLIFVLQPEATIMLPFYGIKILATDKVLRFMPAWLFWYFICSLSISQVIRKLLNIGA; this is translated from the coding sequence ATGAACAAGTGGAAGGAATACTTGGATAAGTTTGCATTGATTGCAGGATTTGCCCTCATAATCGGGTTTACGAGTCAAGAATTCCGATATTCGCTAGGAGTCATGATGAACGATCTGTTGGGACCTTTGACAGCCTTACCAATCCATATCTTGATTTTACTATTGTCGGCAATAACGGGTTTATTCGTTTCAGTCATCCAGAAGTATACCATCAACTGGGAGACCACGAAGAAGGCTCAAGAGCAAATGAAAGTTTTCCAAAAGGAGTTTAGAGAAGCCCAGCTATCGGGGAATAAGAGCAAACTGAAGAAATTGGAGGGGCAAAGGGCTGAAATGATGCAAATGCAGTCCGAGATGATGAAGCAGCAATTCAAGCCGATGGCATATACAATGTTGGTCACACTGCCCATATTTGGCTGGCTGTATCATCTAATATTCGTATTACAGCCAGAGGCTACGATCATGTTGCCATTCTACGGTATCAAGATATTGGCAACTGACAAGGTCCTGCGATTTATGCCCGCATGGCTCTTCTGGTATTTTATCTGCTCCCTCTCGATAAGCCAAGTCATTCGAAAGTTATTGAACATAGGTGCATGA
- a CDS encoding AAA family ATPase yields MIITLGGLSGSGTSTVGRMLADMLQFDIVSAGDMFRNMAKERGVSLLELGKLAEVDPKIDKMIDERQAEIAKKKDNVLIEGRLSGWMVDGDIKIWLKAPVESRCSRVASREGIPFDQALHDAKERDECDAKRHRELYQIDINDLTHYDLVVDSSKWDKDGVAKILYASIKALGDKK; encoded by the coding sequence ATGATAATCACATTGGGTGGCTTGTCAGGAAGCGGAACCAGCACTGTCGGACGAATGCTTGCAGATATGCTACAATTCGACATCGTATCGGCTGGAGACATGTTTCGGAATATGGCTAAGGAGAGAGGGGTCTCATTATTGGAACTTGGCAAATTGGCAGAAGTCGATCCAAAAATAGATAAAATGATCGACGAAAGACAGGCGGAAATCGCTAAGAAAAAAGATAACGTCTTGATCGAAGGGCGTTTATCGGGATGGATGGTGGATGGTGACATAAAAATATGGCTTAAGGCCCCTGTAGAGTCACGATGCAGCCGAGTCGCATCTAGAGAAGGAATACCATTTGACCAAGCCCTACACGACGCAAAAGAACGAGATGAATGTGATGCAAAACGACACAGGGAGCTCTACCAAATCGATATCAATGACCTGACTCATTATGACTTAGTAGTCGACTCATCCAAGTGGGACAAGGACGGAGTAGCGAAGATTCTTTATGCTTCGATAAAAGCTTTAGGCGATAAAAAATGA